In one Janibacter cremeus genomic region, the following are encoded:
- the ctaC gene encoding aa3-type cytochrome oxidase subunit II, with product MSALSACSAVGVNTDLKNGYLPEGVTEESVLVENLWIWSWVAALAVGVLVWGLTLWCIVAYRRRKDDDGTLPVQLQYNVPLEILYTVVPMFMVGALFFYTEQAQSKLQDTSQEPDVTINVVGKQWSWDFNYVDANVHTAGDMARLDGKSGHEEKLPTLYLPRGERVEFVLTSRDVIHSFWVPAFLEKMDVNPGIVNRFQVVPSQTGTFQGKCAELCGAYHSQMLFNVKIVEPAEYEAHMQELRDKGQTGLLDNDLNREGINQRDRDLLPEPADDEETN from the coding sequence GTGTCGGCCCTTTCGGCCTGTAGCGCGGTCGGTGTCAACACCGATCTCAAGAACGGCTACCTGCCCGAGGGGGTCACCGAGGAGTCCGTGCTCGTCGAGAACCTCTGGATCTGGTCGTGGGTCGCGGCGCTCGCCGTCGGCGTGCTCGTGTGGGGCCTGACCCTGTGGTGCATCGTTGCCTACCGCAGGCGGAAGGACGACGACGGCACCCTGCCGGTCCAGCTGCAGTACAACGTACCTCTGGAGATCCTCTACACGGTCGTGCCGATGTTCATGGTCGGCGCGCTCTTCTTCTACACCGAGCAGGCGCAGTCGAAGCTCCAGGACACCAGCCAGGAACCCGACGTGACGATCAACGTCGTCGGCAAGCAGTGGAGCTGGGACTTCAACTACGTCGACGCGAACGTCCACACGGCCGGTGACATGGCCCGGCTGGACGGCAAGTCCGGCCACGAGGAGAAGCTGCCGACCCTGTACCTGCCGAGGGGCGAGCGGGTCGAGTTCGTCCTCACCTCGCGTGACGTCATCCACTCCTTCTGGGTCCCGGCCTTCCTCGAGAAGATGGACGTCAACCCGGGCATCGTCAACCGCTTCCAGGTGGTGCCGTCGCAGACGGGCACCTTCCAGGGCAAGTGCGCCGAGCTGTGCGGTGCCTACCACTCGCAGATGCTCTTCAACGTCAAGATCGTCGAGCCGGCTGAGTACGAGGCGCACATGCAAGAGCTGCGGGACAAGGGCCAGACGGGCCTCCTGGACAACGACCTCAACCGCGAGGGCATCAACCAGCGGGATCGTGACCTTCTTCCCGAGCCCGCCGATGACGAGGAGACGAACTGA
- the ctaD gene encoding aa3-type cytochrome oxidase subunit I, protein MSTISGALSRNTSESEVAEKTIARRERAGSQFFRIITSTDHKVIGNLYMATSFLWFLLGGVMALVIRLELWAPGLQVVDNPEQFNEMFTMHGTIMLLLFATPAFAGFANALMPLQIGAPDVSFPRLNMFAYWLYLFGGLIAGAGLITPGGAAAFGWTAYAPLSDPTYSPGVGGDLWVWGLSLAGFGTILGAVNFITTILCMRAPGMTMFRMPLFTWTVLVTSVMVLMAFPILAAALIGLGVDREFGGQIFAPESGGALLWQHLFWFFGHPEVYILALPFFGVISEIVPVFARKPLFGYKTMVFATIAIAGLSVSVWAHHMYGTGQVFLPFFAVMTMAISVPTGLKIFNWIGTMWGGKLVFSTPMVWALGFLVTFLFGGLTGVIMASPALDFHITDTYFIVAHFHYVLFGTVVFSFFGGMYFWWPKWTGKMLDEFLGKVHFWLLFVGFHLTFLIQHWLGVQGMPRRYADYMPEDNFQLANQISTVGSFLLAVSFLPFFYNVWKTHTRAPMVEVDDPWGYGGSLEWATSCPPPRHNFMSIPPIRSERPAFDMNHPEYAPKALQARAAVTDKEEVTR, encoded by the coding sequence ATGTCGACGATCTCAGGAGCACTGAGCCGGAACACGAGCGAGTCGGAGGTCGCCGAGAAGACCATCGCCCGTCGTGAGCGGGCGGGGAGCCAGTTCTTCCGCATCATCACCTCCACCGACCACAAGGTCATCGGCAACCTCTACATGGCGACCAGCTTCCTGTGGTTCCTGCTCGGTGGCGTGATGGCCCTGGTCATCCGGCTCGAGTTGTGGGCCCCCGGGCTGCAGGTGGTGGACAACCCCGAGCAGTTCAACGAGATGTTCACCATGCACGGCACGATCATGCTGCTGCTGTTCGCGACGCCGGCCTTCGCCGGGTTCGCCAACGCGCTCATGCCGCTGCAGATCGGGGCACCGGACGTCTCTTTCCCCCGGCTGAACATGTTCGCCTACTGGCTCTACCTCTTCGGTGGCCTGATCGCGGGTGCTGGTCTGATCACGCCGGGAGGTGCGGCGGCCTTCGGCTGGACCGCCTACGCGCCGCTGTCCGACCCCACGTACAGTCCCGGCGTCGGGGGCGACCTGTGGGTCTGGGGCCTCAGTCTCGCCGGGTTCGGCACGATCCTCGGCGCGGTCAACTTCATCACCACGATCCTCTGCATGCGTGCGCCCGGTATGACGATGTTCCGGATGCCGCTCTTCACCTGGACCGTCCTGGTCACCTCGGTCATGGTCCTGATGGCCTTTCCCATCTTGGCGGCCGCGCTCATCGGGCTCGGCGTGGACCGGGAGTTCGGCGGGCAGATCTTCGCCCCCGAGAGCGGTGGGGCCCTGCTGTGGCAGCACCTTTTCTGGTTCTTCGGACATCCTGAGGTCTACATCCTCGCGCTGCCGTTCTTCGGCGTGATCTCCGAGATCGTTCCGGTATTCGCCCGCAAGCCGCTCTTCGGCTACAAGACCATGGTCTTCGCGACGATCGCCATCGCGGGTCTGTCGGTCTCGGTGTGGGCCCACCACATGTACGGCACCGGCCAGGTCTTCCTGCCCTTCTTCGCCGTCATGACGATGGCGATCTCGGTCCCGACGGGGCTGAAGATCTTCAACTGGATCGGCACCATGTGGGGCGGCAAGCTCGTCTTCAGCACGCCGATGGTCTGGGCGCTGGGCTTCCTGGTCACCTTCCTCTTCGGTGGTCTCACCGGTGTCATCATGGCCAGCCCGGCGTTGGACTTCCACATCACCGACACCTACTTCATCGTCGCCCACTTCCACTACGTCCTCTTCGGCACGGTCGTCTTCTCCTTCTTCGGCGGTATGTACTTCTGGTGGCCGAAGTGGACGGGCAAGATGCTCGACGAGTTCCTGGGCAAGGTGCACTTCTGGCTGCTCTTCGTCGGCTTCCACCTGACCTTCCTCATCCAGCACTGGCTGGGCGTCCAAGGCATGCCGCGCCGCTACGCGGACTACATGCCGGAGGACAACTTCCAGCTGGCCAACCAGATCTCCACGGTCGGTTCGTTCCTCCTGGCAGTGAGCTTCCTGCCCTTCTTCTACAACGTGTGGAAGACGCACACGAGAGCGCCGATGGTCGAGGTCGATGACCCGTGGGGTTACGGCGGCAGCCTCGAGTGGGCCACCTCCTGCCCGCCGCCGCGGCACAACTTCATGTCGATCCCGCCGATCCGCTCCGAGCGTCCGGCCTTCGACATGAACCACCCCGAGTACGCACCCAAGGCGCTGCAGGCCCGAGCCGCCGTCACCGACAAGGAAGAGGTCACCCGATGA
- a CDS encoding HesB/IscA family protein: protein MSVQDTSSDVATDSHEVILTDVAAGKVKSLLEQEGRDDLRLRIGVQPGGCSGLIYQLYFDERSLDGDLVRDFDGVSVVVDRMSAPYLTGATIDFADTIEKQGFTIDNPNAGSSCACGDSFG from the coding sequence ATGAGCGTCCAGGACACTTCTTCCGACGTTGCCACCGACAGCCACGAGGTCATCCTCACCGATGTCGCGGCGGGCAAGGTCAAGTCACTGCTCGAGCAGGAGGGCCGTGACGACCTGCGGCTTCGCATCGGCGTCCAGCCCGGCGGCTGCTCCGGCCTGATCTACCAGCTGTACTTCGACGAGCGCTCCCTCGACGGTGACCTCGTGCGTGACTTCGACGGCGTCTCGGTCGTCGTCGACCGGATGAGCGCCCCGTACCTCACCGGCGCCACGATCGACTTCGCCGACACCATCGAGAAGCAGGGCTTCACCATCGACAACCCCAACGCGGGCAGTTCCTGCGCCTGCGGCGACAGCTTCGGCTGA
- the aat gene encoding leucyl/phenylalanyl-tRNA--protein transferase has product MSTPFPPIEPPGGSALWANYLRAGIEAADANPGDVGEVVGVGGRLDPLSVLTAYRLGVFPMGLGEGGGPPMGWWCPRWRGVLVPGRAHVSRSLRRSLPRFTVTVDESFREVVAACADPAREGAWISDAVAEVYGELHELGWAHSIEVRDDAGVLVGGLYGVAVGGLFAGESMFHHATDASKAALVHLDRLVAADGDERRIIDVQWRTTHLATLGIEEIHRREYLARLSVALQAPAIDFGAHLTDR; this is encoded by the coding sequence ATGAGCACCCCCTTCCCACCGATCGAGCCCCCCGGCGGGTCCGCTCTGTGGGCGAACTACCTGCGCGCCGGGATCGAGGCCGCGGACGCCAACCCCGGCGACGTCGGGGAGGTCGTGGGTGTCGGCGGACGGCTGGACCCGCTCTCCGTGCTCACCGCCTACCGCCTCGGCGTCTTCCCCATGGGCCTGGGCGAAGGGGGTGGCCCGCCGATGGGGTGGTGGTGCCCCCGGTGGCGGGGCGTCCTCGTGCCCGGCCGGGCGCACGTCTCCCGGTCATTGCGGCGGTCCTTGCCCCGCTTCACCGTGACGGTCGACGAGTCCTTCCGCGAGGTCGTCGCCGCCTGCGCCGACCCGGCGCGGGAGGGCGCGTGGATCAGCGACGCCGTGGCCGAGGTCTACGGGGAGCTGCACGAGCTCGGCTGGGCCCACAGCATCGAGGTGCGCGACGACGCCGGCGTGCTCGTCGGCGGTCTCTACGGCGTCGCCGTGGGTGGCCTCTTCGCCGGGGAGTCGATGTTCCACCACGCCACGGATGCCTCCAAGGCCGCCCTGGTCCACCTCGACCGGCTCGTCGCCGCCGACGGCGACGAGCGCCGGATCATCGACGTGCAGTGGCGCACCACGCACCTGGCGACCCTGGGGATCGAGGAGATCCACCGCCGCGAGTACCTGGCCCGGCTGTCGGTGGCGCTGCAGGCGCCTGCGATCGACTTCGGCGCCCACCTCACAGATCGGTGA
- a CDS encoding metallopeptidase family protein, whose product MQISEADFESAVRDALDDVPAELLEMLDNVAFFVEDEPGPEYADPDFSPEENAQLLGIYVGTPLTERDGGWAAGALPDRIVLFRGPLSRMCADLDELREEIAITIVHEAAHHVGIDEQRLHDLGWA is encoded by the coding sequence ATGCAGATCAGTGAAGCGGACTTCGAGTCGGCGGTCCGTGACGCACTCGACGATGTGCCCGCTGAGCTGCTCGAGATGCTCGACAACGTGGCCTTCTTCGTCGAGGACGAGCCCGGACCCGAGTACGCCGACCCGGACTTCTCCCCCGAGGAGAACGCCCAGCTGCTCGGGATCTACGTCGGCACTCCCCTGACCGAGCGTGACGGCGGCTGGGCAGCCGGTGCGCTACCGGATCGGATCGTGCTCTTCCGCGGGCCGCTGTCGCGCATGTGTGCCGACCTGGACGAGCTGCGCGAGGAGATCGCCATCACCATCGTCCACGAGGCCGCTCACCACGTCGGTATCGACGAGCAGCGTCTCCACGACCTCGGCTGGGCCTGA
- a CDS encoding cytochrome c oxidase subunit 4, protein MKVEIVFFAGIGSFFVAIGLLYGFWTGWVEPVGWVALHLCGALGFMIAFFLWAVGRKLPARPEDNPQGEINEQEGAYGAFAPYSWWPLWLSLAGALVFLGVAVAYWMAALGLIMGVWAVLGWTFEYYKGEFAH, encoded by the coding sequence ATGAAGGTCGAGATCGTGTTCTTCGCCGGGATCGGCTCCTTCTTCGTCGCGATCGGCCTGCTCTACGGCTTCTGGACCGGTTGGGTCGAGCCGGTGGGCTGGGTCGCGCTGCACCTCTGCGGCGCACTGGGCTTCATGATCGCCTTCTTCCTCTGGGCGGTCGGCCGCAAGCTGCCGGCCCGTCCCGAGGACAACCCGCAAGGCGAGATCAACGAGCAGGAGGGTGCTTATGGCGCCTTCGCCCCGTACTCTTGGTGGCCGCTGTGGCTGTCCCTGGCCGGTGCGCTCGTCTTCCTCGGGGTCGCGGTCGCCTACTGGATGGCCGCGCTCGGGTTGATCATGGGTGTGTGGGCCGTCCTCGGGTGGACCTTCGAGTACTACAAGGGCGAGTTCGCGCACTGA
- a CDS encoding aminotransferase class V-fold PLP-dependent enzyme, with product MAPETDSTPPNPRGTALAEGLPGLLDASPGPALPAALETWRAAHDLAWADPTSRHAAGRRSRALLDRARAVLAEGLGVRPDEVTLHASGDQAARTALEGLARGRRRRTGPPVTSSVEHSGLLRWLRAGAAEAVEVAVSPTGALDLPAWRAAITEETPFAVLQAANQEVGTRQPLAAARSVAAAHGVPLLVDARASVGRDPVPQDFDVLVADAVSWGGPRLGVLVVRTGTRFSPHDPPSPHEGGFALDPVAVPTALAAAEAWQQVTTDDGEESRRASELIDRVRSAAGAVAAVDVVGDPRDRLPHVCTFSVLYVDGDTIVDELARHGLAVASGSACTSDTLEPSHVLAAMGALTQGNVRIILPLAAVSPDRADDVERLCAVLPEVVRSARARLGITDL from the coding sequence GTGGCGCCAGAGACGGATTCGACCCCGCCAAACCCCCGTGGAACGGCTCTCGCAGAGGGTCTCCCGGGCCTGCTCGACGCTTCCCCCGGACCGGCCCTCCCGGCGGCCCTCGAGACCTGGCGCGCGGCCCACGACCTGGCGTGGGCCGACCCCACCTCGCGACACGCGGCGGGCCGTCGCAGCCGGGCCCTGCTCGACCGAGCACGGGCGGTCCTCGCAGAGGGCCTCGGGGTCCGGCCGGACGAGGTCACCCTGCACGCCAGTGGGGACCAGGCGGCCCGCACGGCGCTCGAAGGCCTCGCCAGGGGGCGGCGACGCCGCACCGGGCCGCCCGTGACCTCCTCCGTGGAGCACTCGGGCCTCCTGCGGTGGCTGCGTGCGGGTGCCGCGGAGGCGGTCGAGGTCGCCGTCTCCCCCACCGGGGCGCTCGACCTGCCGGCGTGGCGCGCCGCGATCACCGAGGAGACCCCCTTCGCCGTCCTGCAGGCCGCCAACCAGGAGGTCGGGACCCGACAGCCCCTCGCTGCGGCCCGGTCCGTCGCGGCCGCGCACGGCGTCCCCCTCCTCGTCGACGCCCGTGCGTCGGTGGGGCGCGACCCGGTACCGCAGGACTTCGACGTGCTCGTGGCGGACGCCGTCTCCTGGGGTGGACCCCGGCTGGGAGTGCTCGTCGTGCGCACGGGCACCCGCTTCTCGCCCCACGACCCACCGAGCCCCCACGAGGGCGGCTTCGCCCTCGATCCCGTCGCCGTCCCCACGGCCCTCGCGGCGGCCGAGGCCTGGCAGCAGGTCACCACCGACGACGGCGAGGAGTCACGACGGGCCAGCGAGCTGATCGACCGGGTCCGGTCCGCGGCCGGTGCCGTGGCGGCCGTGGACGTCGTCGGCGACCCGCGGGACCGGCTGCCGCACGTGTGCACCTTCTCCGTGCTCTACGTCGACGGCGACACCATCGTCGACGAGCTCGCCCGGCACGGGCTGGCCGTCGCCTCGGGCTCCGCGTGCACCTCCGACACGTTGGAACCCAGCCACGTGCTCGCGGCGATGGGCGCCCTGACGCAGGGGAACGTGCGCATCATCCTCCCCCTCGCGGCCGTCTCCCCCGACCGGGCCGACGACGTCGAGCGGCTCTGCGCCGTGCTCCCGGAGGTCGTGCGCAGCGCTCGTGCACGGCTCGGGATCACCGATCTGTGA
- a CDS encoding L,D-transpeptidase: MKGPRTATVLGLLMSLVLAGCVGDPSPTDPSSSRSASSSTSTARPEARITVDPVEGATEVMPDETITVQVERGDLGDVTVVGAGGDEIEGRTQGQTWTSSTRMKPSTEYTVATTAQGAEGGTITETSTFTTHEPAVTATYGIVYDGWTVGVGMPVSIQFDSAVTDEKYRRAIERAVSVETTPRTEGSWGWLDDRQLMWRPKDFWAPGTTVTVDAPITGYQTGEDKWVAEDASGSMTIGRRQMATVDIADHEMTVSRDGTRLKTFPVSSGKPGKETETRSGMKVVIGKQREMTMDSTTVGIEKDDKGYYKVETDFNVRVTWTGEFVHSAPWSVGAQGSTNVSHGCVNMSPQNAKWFYTNSLVGDPVDFTGSDREFKPAEGIGVWQYSWAQWQQQSALT, from the coding sequence GTGAAGGGACCACGAACGGCCACGGTCCTGGGTCTGCTCATGTCACTCGTCCTGGCCGGCTGCGTCGGCGACCCGAGCCCGACTGACCCCTCGTCGTCCCGGTCCGCTTCGTCATCGACGTCGACCGCGCGGCCCGAGGCCCGGATCACGGTCGACCCTGTTGAGGGCGCGACCGAGGTGATGCCGGACGAGACGATCACCGTGCAGGTCGAGCGCGGAGACCTCGGCGACGTCACCGTCGTCGGGGCCGGGGGCGACGAGATCGAGGGACGGACGCAGGGGCAGACGTGGACGTCCAGCACCCGGATGAAGCCCTCGACCGAGTACACAGTCGCGACGACCGCGCAGGGCGCCGAGGGCGGGACCATCACGGAGACGAGCACCTTCACCACGCACGAGCCGGCGGTGACTGCCACCTACGGGATCGTCTACGACGGGTGGACCGTCGGCGTGGGCATGCCGGTGAGCATCCAGTTCGACTCCGCCGTGACCGACGAGAAGTACCGCCGGGCCATCGAGCGGGCCGTGTCGGTCGAGACCACACCGAGGACCGAGGGCTCGTGGGGCTGGCTCGACGACCGGCAACTGATGTGGCGCCCCAAGGACTTCTGGGCGCCGGGGACCACGGTCACGGTCGACGCCCCCATCACCGGGTACCAGACCGGCGAGGACAAGTGGGTCGCCGAGGACGCCAGCGGCTCGATGACCATCGGTCGGCGCCAGATGGCCACGGTCGACATCGCCGATCACGAGATGACCGTCTCCCGGGACGGCACGAGGCTGAAGACCTTCCCCGTCAGCAGCGGCAAGCCCGGCAAGGAGACTGAGACCCGGTCGGGGATGAAGGTCGTCATCGGCAAGCAGCGCGAGATGACGATGGACTCCACGACTGTGGGCATCGAGAAGGACGACAAGGGCTACTACAAGGTCGAGACCGACTTCAACGTGCGGGTGACCTGGACCGGGGAGTTCGTCCACTCCGCGCCCTGGTCCGTCGGTGCACAGGGGAGCACGAACGTCTCCCACGGGTGCGTGAACATGTCCCCGCAGAACGCGAAGTGGTTCTACACCAACTCGCTGGTCGGTGATCCGGTGGACTTCACCGGCTCGGATCGCGAGTTCAAGCCCGCCGAGGGGATCGGTGTCTGGCAGTACTCGTGGGCGCAGTGGCAGCAGCAGAGCGCCCTGACCTGA
- a CDS encoding carbohydrate kinase family protein: protein MPIAIAGSIATDHLMTFAGRFADSLVVDQLDKISVSFLAEDLDIRRGGVAANIAFGMANLGQRPVLVGAVGEDFADYRSWLERHGVDCDSVRVSETRHTARFVCTTDEDMAQIATFYAGAMSEAREIELAPIGERVGGLDLVLVGPDDPDAMRRHTQECRDRGIPFVADPSQQLAFGGGDLIRDLIDGAEYLITNEYESHLTAQKTGWSQDEINSRVGYRVTTLGKDGARITGRDLEEPIHVGAAREVTRADPTGVGDAFRAGFLTGVAEGLPLRESAELGSMLATYVIETVGTQEYELGTARFLERLTEAYGAESAELIAGHIRCRRP, encoded by the coding sequence GTGCCCATCGCCATCGCCGGATCCATCGCCACCGACCACCTGATGACCTTCGCCGGTCGCTTCGCGGACTCCCTGGTCGTCGACCAGCTGGACAAGATCTCCGTGAGCTTCCTCGCCGAGGACCTGGACATCCGGCGCGGGGGAGTCGCGGCCAACATCGCCTTCGGCATGGCCAACCTCGGACAACGACCGGTGCTCGTCGGTGCCGTCGGCGAGGACTTCGCCGACTACCGCAGCTGGCTGGAGCGCCACGGTGTCGACTGCGACTCGGTGCGGGTCTCCGAGACCCGGCACACGGCGCGCTTCGTGTGCACGACCGACGAGGACATGGCCCAGATCGCGACCTTCTACGCCGGAGCGATGAGCGAGGCCCGCGAGATCGAGCTCGCCCCCATCGGCGAGCGCGTCGGCGGCCTCGACCTCGTCCTCGTCGGCCCGGACGACCCGGACGCCATGCGCCGGCACACGCAGGAGTGCCGCGACCGGGGCATCCCCTTCGTGGCCGACCCGAGCCAGCAGCTGGCCTTCGGTGGCGGCGACCTCATCCGCGACCTCATCGACGGGGCCGAGTACCTCATCACCAACGAGTACGAGAGCCACCTGACCGCGCAGAAGACGGGCTGGAGCCAGGACGAGATCAACTCCCGGGTCGGCTACCGCGTGACCACGCTGGGCAAGGACGGGGCGCGCATCACCGGTCGTGACCTCGAGGAGCCGATCCACGTCGGGGCCGCGCGCGAGGTGACCAGGGCCGACCCCACCGGTGTGGGCGACGCCTTCCGCGCCGGCTTCCTCACCGGTGTCGCCGAGGGCCTGCCCCTGCGCGAGTCCGCGGAGCTGGGCTCGATGCTCGCCACCTACGTCATCGAGACGGTGGGCACCCAGGAGTACGAGCTGGGCACCGCCCGCTTCCTCGAGCGACTCACCGAGGCCTACGGCGCCGAGAGCGCCGAGCTGATCGCCGGCCACATCCGCTGCCGGCGTCCCTGA
- a CDS encoding glycerate kinase family protein, which translates to MHVLIAPDSFTGTLTATQAAEAIAAGWRRSAPDDLLTLVPLSDGGPGFIDVITAACPGDSSIVTVTGPRGGFVPAAVHVTTDEGGRRTAWVESAQAIGLHLLDAAERDPGVTSTWGLGELLAAALEQDVQRIVVGLGGSGTNDGGAGMLAALGAGPREVLGGGGAGLIATREGDLDGLAATRERFAGVEIVAATDVASPLLGLKGASAVFAERKGATPEQSQLLEAALGHFVDQVRRVLPAGADLLTGQERRLDREPGAGAAGGVGYGLMLLGAHRTSGVETVLDAVGLAPLLAAADVVITGEGCLDHQSMVDTVVAGVADLAATHATPVVVLAGRVLIGRREAMSLGLSGSYAVAERYEDLERSMADPVGTLRGRAARVAATWSPRR; encoded by the coding sequence GTGCACGTGCTCATCGCGCCGGACTCCTTCACCGGCACCCTCACAGCGACCCAGGCGGCAGAGGCGATCGCGGCCGGGTGGCGCCGCAGCGCCCCCGACGACCTGCTGACCCTCGTCCCGCTCAGCGACGGCGGCCCCGGATTCATCGACGTGATCACCGCCGCGTGCCCGGGCGACTCGTCGATCGTGACCGTGACCGGCCCCCGTGGGGGGTTCGTCCCGGCGGCCGTGCACGTCACCACGGACGAAGGGGGGCGGCGCACCGCCTGGGTGGAGTCGGCCCAGGCCATCGGCCTCCACCTGCTCGACGCGGCGGAGCGGGACCCGGGCGTGACCTCGACGTGGGGCCTGGGTGAGCTGCTGGCGGCAGCCCTGGAGCAGGACGTCCAGCGGATCGTCGTCGGTCTCGGTGGCTCGGGGACCAACGACGGGGGTGCGGGCATGCTCGCCGCCCTCGGCGCGGGGCCCCGGGAGGTCCTCGGTGGCGGGGGAGCGGGCCTGATCGCGACCCGCGAGGGAGACCTCGACGGCCTCGCGGCCACCCGCGAGCGCTTCGCGGGGGTCGAGATCGTCGCTGCGACGGACGTCGCCTCCCCGCTGCTCGGTCTCAAGGGCGCCAGCGCCGTCTTCGCCGAGCGCAAGGGTGCCACGCCCGAGCAGTCGCAGCTCCTCGAGGCCGCCCTGGGCCACTTCGTCGACCAGGTCCGCCGGGTGCTGCCCGCGGGAGCGGACCTGCTCACGGGGCAGGAGCGCCGACTCGACCGCGAGCCGGGCGCGGGTGCCGCCGGCGGCGTCGGGTACGGGCTGATGCTCCTTGGCGCCCACCGCACGAGCGGCGTCGAGACCGTCCTCGACGCCGTGGGCCTGGCTCCCCTCCTCGCGGCTGCCGACGTCGTCATCACCGGGGAGGGCTGCCTGGACCACCAGAGCATGGTGGACACGGTCGTCGCCGGTGTCGCCGATCTCGCCGCGACCCACGCCACGCCTGTCGTGGTCCTGGCGGGGCGGGTGCTCATCGGCCGGCGCGAGGCCATGTCCCTGGGCCTGAGCGGCAGCTACGCCGTGGCCGAGCGGTACGAGGACCTCGAGCGGTCGATGGCCGACCCGGTCGGGACCCTCCGCGGGCGCGCGGCACGGGTCGCCGCGACCTGGTCACCCCGCCGTTGA